Below is a genomic region from Leishmania mexicana MHOM/GT/2001/U1103 complete genome, chromosome 20.
TGGAGGACACGCGCGTCTTGGAGGGCAACCTGCTCGCTCTGAAGGAGCTAGTGGATGCCGACGTTATCCGTGCGGAAGACGCCGACGTGATGCCGCTTCTTCTGCGGTTGTCGAGTTACCCGGCGTCAAGTGTGCGGCAATACGTGGCTCAGATTCTTCGGCCGCCCTCCCTGTGTGTATTTACCTACCTGATGCAGCGGCTGTGTGAGCACCAAAATTGCATGCCGCAGCACGCCGAAGGTGACggagacagcagcagcaacgtcCCAGGCGGTGGggaagacgaggacggcgatggGCTCAGCTGGCAGCGTCTTGAGACGCTGATGATGGCCCTACAGCAGCACCTTTTGTACCTGCATACCACGTCGGCTGCGATGCAAGACCTGTTTCACGCGAGCTCCGATACGAACGGCATCCTGACACCCGTCGTGTTCGCGACGTCGCTGTCGGTGGTGTTTCAGGCGACGCACTCGCCTCGCTTCGAGGTGGCGCGGATGGGACTACAGTTGTTCCctttgctgctgcagctcagcCTTCGCTTCTGCCCGcccgtcgcgctgccgcgcgtctGCGAGGCGTGCTGCGGCTCTGATGGTTGCAtgcaggcggagctgaaTAGGATCGCCGCGTGCGGGGCCGTCGAGACCTTGGCGAAGGCGCAAACGTACGTGGCCACGTTCGTGGTGCCGGTGATGTGGTGGTTTCTGACGATCCGGCGGTtggtggcggaggtgagggaaaagatggcgccgtcgccgacgacggGGGCGCCGGAcgagacgcgcgcgcaggtaGAGGATTTAGTGCGACCGTACGCCACCCTAGAGCAGATCCTGTTCGCGTCGCAGGCACACCCCAGCGGaaaggcgcgcagcagcgcggcgttgccgcagcacacggcaacgtgtgcgctgctgcctctggtGACGTACTTTGCGACGGTGATGGACCCGGAGGAGTGGCACCGGTGCGTCAAcgagctgctggagccgAGCTGGTGGGCCGGGCTGCTCACGGATCCGGCGCGGCAGGAACAGGCGCGCGTCGGGCCAGACTTCGTGCGTGCGGTGCACAGGTGCGGCACGAGCAATGAAGTACGGCGCGTCGTCGAGCTTGTGCCGACGCTCACGGCGGCCCTGGCCGACGCGCCGACGCATCAGCAGTGCCTCCTTGTGGCGATGATTcgggtggcagtggtggtgcacacagcgcgcaccgtcgcggtggaggagcacgCGCTGTCTTTTCTCTACCACGAGGCGTacgcggcgccagcgctcgtcgagggcggcgacgcggTGTCACTTGGCCACGTGTGGCTAAAGCACTTCATACCGACGCAGGAAGCCATcccgacagcggcgctgtgGGGCGAGCCAGTGCCGCCGAGGGGGGAGTCGATCGTTCTTGTCGAGAGTAACTCGACCGTCTTTCAGGCTATCGAGAAGAGGTGCTACCAGGAGCTGTACCAGTCCCCTCAGACGGagccggtggtgctgcgcgagctaCGAGCGCTCATTATGAGCCTGCCACACCCAAGCATGAGCGGGACGCACGTGTACTGgtacgccgccgccctcgccgcggTCTTTGGGCGTCTGGAGAAGGTATGCCCGCAGTGGCTGGAGTCGgacaccgcggcggcggcggcagcgacagcagtTGTCAGCGGCTGCGATGACGCCAACGAGTGCTGGGATGACtgggacgacgacgaggacggcgccgcaCAAGGAATCTACGCGGCTGAGGAGGTGCGGAACGCAAGGGCGGTGGTTTTGGTGCTGCGggagcgcgcggcggcgcggatgGAGGCGGGCGACAtggcggctgccgaggaCCGCTTTCGCCCCCAGCTCGTGGTCCTCGCGGCTCTCTGAACGCCGAGAAGGAAGGGCTTCGTGACTGCGttgggtgtgtgtggctgttgTTTGATCGATGTCAGATGAGGGTATGTTATCCCACTGTGACTGTGCTCGCCACCCAGCCCACATAGGCGCTGTCAACAAAGAAAAATACCGAACGATCGACGTGTTCGCCACACCTCCCCGGCATGCGAGGTGATTGCATGTCGTTGCGCTTAGTTCGTCATCCTGGCCCTTTTCCATTTTCCTCCGCcgtttttcctcctcctcagaaaaaaaagacccACATGTACCTGCGGGGACCGTTTCGTACCGAAGCGCAGTTGGTCTAGTGGTAGAATTCTCGCCTGCCACGCGGGAGGCCCGGGTTCGATTCCCGGACTGCGCATACTTTTCCAGGGTGATCCAAGCGAGCGGCCCCCGggcgaaagaaaaggacgcggcggccgctcAGCTGGATGGGCGGGCGGGCCCCTTTCCTGGGGCGGAAAGGGACGGCGCCTCCGGGGAGCCAGGATACCCCACCGCACCCCGCGAAGGCGGGCGACCCCCGAATCCCACACCTGCTGCCCCGCCAATGGCGGGAGTGGGCACGCCGAGCACAGCAGCATAAAAACGCCAGCCCCCCAAAGAGCGGACCCCCATCCGCTTTACTTCGGGAAGAATTTcggagagaaaaagaatAGGCCGCTAGGGGGATCGAACCCCTGACCTCCGTCTTACTAGGACGGCGCTCTGCCATTGAGCTAAGCAGCCGCTGTTGTCAGGCTCAGATACCCTCAGCAGCCTCGCTTGCTGAGGCGGAAAGCACAAAAAGAATGCGCAGTCCGGGAATCGAACCCGGGCCTCCCGCGTGGCAGGCGAGAATTCTACCACTAGACCAACTGCGCTTAGCCGATAAACTCCCGAGACTGTAAGAGTGATTCTAACATACGCACCGAAATTCTTTCCCTACTTTCAAACGGTCCAGTGGTCTAGTGGTATGATTCTCCCTTAGGGTGGGAGAGGTCCCGGGTTCAATTCCCGGCTGGACCCCTTTTCCAGCCGAACGAGAAAAAGGAGCGCCGCTCGACGAGCCGAACCCAGCACGCTGCAACTCGAAACCGCCGTCTCACCCATTCAGTCATGAGAACGTGGGCGCGGCGCTGGAAAACAGCTGCGGTGGACATCCAAGGAAACCGCTAACCAAGAACGATCACACCCACTCCGCAGGAAACGCCCACAAAATGGCAAGCCTTGCGCAGGGAGATGTGAACGCAAGAACCTCAGGTGATTGTTCACTTAGTGCTGAACTAAAGACTCCATTACTCCTATTGCAGGGAATATTTGATCCCACCACGGGTGGGGACTACTTTTTGTCTCCCCTCGGCTAACCGCGTGAGACAGAGAAGAAAAGGTGCTGTCCTTTCTGCTCGTCGTGCGTCGTCTGGCAAGTCGCGAAAAGCAGTGTGCCCTGGTCAATCAGCAGCGTAGCACAGGCTGGGAAAATACAATGATAACGCCGGAAAGTGCGTCATCGTGTGCTACTTTGTCGTTACCGTTGTAAATCACATTTCTCATTCCCTTCACCCCTCTGATTTACGGCTGTGGCTGTGACGGTGGGTGGCTTCgtggcggcagtgccacAAAAAGCGGGTCAAGGGAGAAGTGAATAAACAGAATGGGCGCGCGTACGCCGGGGAGAGAGGTCGAATGACCGCAGTCCGCCCTTTGTGTCCCCCTGCAAGAGACAACGGTCTTGATGGGGGAAACGATCGCTTCCGAGGCAGGCGCACTGGCGCTTGCGGCGGTCCCTGCCCTCGCAACGATAAAGCCTGAGCACCCCTTGGCATCGGAAAAGGGCCGACTACTCAAATTGGAAGGAACACGGATTTGGAGGTGTGTTCAGCAAGGGGGTGGAAGAAGACTACATGCCCGACCAAGCggcgaaaaaaagaagggaaCTGCAGAGAGGCGGAAAAACGCTGAGAACCACACGTGCGACCACAGAAAGCCACAAGCGCATATATGCATAACCTGCACGCATCTGCGCACCCCAACGCAGGGCGCGCGGGTTCCATGAGGCACTAAAAAAAGACGGCTCCCGTGTacgcgccgcacgcgcctTGAGTCGAAGACAACTGAAAAGCAAAAGTGTACCCCCTAGAAAGCGGCAAGAGCGAACTTGCCTAACGTGCACAACGCCCAACGACAACGGTACTCGAAGGGAGATGGAAACGACAGAGGAACGTGTGTGAGAAAAGCCCCGTGCCAAGTGGGGATCCCCTGTCCACACCCGGATGGAACGAAATAAAATCGTAGGAACGGAGAAACTGACAAGAACAGCATCCTTCACGACCGTCCCCCACTATGCATtttccgcctccccccccccgcctccggCACGTAGCGGAGCAAGGTGAGGGAGGCATGAAACTTGATGAACACGCAAGGTGAGGGTGTGGGGGTTTCGTTTCGTTTAACCGGCGTGTCGAGTggagaaagaggggagggggagggggacagcaCATAAGCAAGAGGTGTGACTTGTAGCTGCAACATTGTGCGAGTAAAGAGGACAGTCGCAAGAGGCCATGCGGGTTAGAGGAGGATTGTTGTATCCAACTCCCCTTCGCAGCCCTGTTGTGGACCATACGAAAAGGGGATGACCCCCCCCTCATCGACGGTTGCCACTTGCCAGTCTGTAAAACGTCAGCAGCGTCTGGGCAAATCTCTCCATCCCTCATCTTCACCCACGGACATTCAAGCCCAAGGGGAGAAACAGGGAGGACGGGAGCTAAACACCTCTCTATCCTGTAACAAAACGGTTCACCATAAGGAGCGCGGTTacttttgttgttgtttggtGACTACTGTgaaaggcaaaaaaaaaggttgCGCAGGAAAATATAGGAATGGGAAGGACGCGAGAGGAAAGGCGtgcttgtttttttttcttgtcgaCGCCTgtcccgcacacacgcacacgcacccacacacacacgggagTCGCTCATGAAAGGCACTACAATTCGCCTCACTGGCTTCTTTTTGCGTCGACCTCCAGCTTTCCAGGTTGCTTTTCTCACACGCAGGATCCACCGCTGAGTGAGCGCAACGGCGGGGAAGCTGATGGGCCCCTCGAAGGGCTAGAACACGAAAAGAACAGTAGCAGCAGTAGTAGTGGGAGAAACAAAAACACGGCTAAGCGAAAGCATAATCCACTGCAAATATGCTTCACACCGCACAGAAGGAAGAAAAGCATGTACCGAGGCAGATAGAATAAATCAGAGAATGTTCGTGTGTTGGGCGTTTGCGAATTTGCAACCTGAGCGCAGATGTACGATTTCTCGCAGAAGCACTGTCGAATAGGGGGTGTACTGTTGAGGAAGCCCGCAAGTAAGGCTATGCTCTTGCTTAAGGAAAATAAAGGCTACGAAGGAAAAAAGCATGGCTACAGGGTTCGATAGGTTGTCAGACGATAATCGCCTCGGATTGCTTGTTTTTGAACTTCATGTAGCGTCTCCACACCTCCATACCGCCGACGCTCGCCACTCCGCCGACGATGAAGAGTGTGATGCTCAGGACAGCAATCCCGCCGCTGGACATGGGCGACGATCCAGCCGTTGAGTTGTTCGCCGGGATGCGGTGGCAGCCGTAGTCGATCGCGTCGAGGTAGTAGCCGGTGCCGCACGAGTAGTTGCTGCAGTGCTGGCGGTAGAAGAGGCAGTCCTCCGACAAGCTGCGGTTGTCGCTGACGACGTCAATCGGGCAGTCCATGCGGAACAGAAGACCAGGGTCGAGGTAGCACGTGCCCATCGGGCTCGTTGGCGCGGTGGAGTTTATAAAGCGCTCAAAGTCGGCGAAGGGGCATATGTTGTCCGTCGCAATGTACGTGTTGCCCGTCGCGTCCTGGCAGCGCATGTCGAAGTGACTCAGAGCGAAGGTGAAGTTACTTTCCGGCCTCACACCAGAGTgaccgcgcagcagccgcacgtagaaggacgacggcgcggcaggcgcgTCCGTCAGCGACAGGAGTTCTATGATAAACGCTGTGCCGAatggcggcagcatcgcctccaTCGAGTTATCACCGAAGGAAACCGCCAGGGGCGAGATAGTGGTGTCGTGTGCACTGTACTCGTACAGCTTGTacggcggtgccgtctcgcgctgctggtgcgctaCCATGTTGCTCACCAGCAGTTTCGCCAGGTGGTAGAACGGTGCGCCTTGCTTCTGATGGACGGGATTGCTGGCGTTGTAAGCGAAATAGAAATACGAGCTCATCGCCGTCACAGCGCACACGTCGTCCAGGTGCCGACTAAGCAGCGGGAGACTTTCCAAGCGGCCAGTGGGCTCGTACGCGCGCCCAATGTCGCACAGCCGCTTCGCACAACGCGAGCGCAGGGTGTAGTTGGCGCAAAACCTCTGCGAGTGAACCTCCGCCGCTACCGCCTGCAGCTGATCGAATGACATTAGTCTGTCCAACACCTCGTCGCACACGgcccgcagctcctccttcgcgTAATTGAAGCGAGCGCGAATCATCGGCACCATGTAGCTGTGCAGTAGCACATCCTCCTTTCTTCCCACTGCGTGGATTGCAGGAAAGAAAGTCGACATGTTCGGGAAGAGGCCCTGCAGAAGCCCGTTGGCGCTCTGAAGcgtgcgcagcacatccGTCGAGCGCGTATACGAGATAGATAGGTTGTACCAGCTGTACGGGAAGTATGGCTTCGACACAACCGAAGGGTTCTCCGTGTAGCGATGGTGCAGATACTTACCGAGGTTCACCAGCATCGCCTGACCCTCGTAGTTGAGAAACCCGCACGGGAACTCGGTGCCGCAGATGAGTGTGTGGTTGTCATCGACGAGCGGGGAGCGGGCTCCGTGGCGGTGCACCACCTGCACCAGCTCCACCTTGTACATCGGTGccgccgacaccaccgctgcgctgaccaccacagccaccaccaccaccaccacgcaccgGTAGAGGAAACCGATGCCTCTGAGCATGATAgcggaagagaagggaagcGGGCGATGGGAAGTCTCTTCTATGAGAGGAGTTCGCCGGCGGTAAAATGGGTCGAAAAAAGGGGGTGAGAGCCCACAAGCAGTGGAGTGGGAAGAAGACGGGGAGGATACCTGCAAAAGACAAGGAAATGGCCAGCACGACAAGATGaccgtgcacgtgtgcatgcgttGGAAAAGGTCAGGCAATGAACGTGTGCATACAATGGCGTGAGAGTggggaagagaaaaaaaaaatagagaACAAAGGACGCAGACAGTGGGGAAGGCAACCTTTCTGTAACAGAGGCAACATATGTAAACGGTGCGCGGTTGCGTCTTCCCGGTAGGGGCAATGGCACAGAGGTGCCTATTAGGTGCTcgcatgtatgtgtgtgtgtgggggcgAGAAGGTGAGGAAGTGAGCGCGTGACAGTGAACATGGGAGAAAACCGAGTGAGAGGAGGCACCAGCAAGCTGCGCAGCTTGGCGCAATCCTCGCTTCGTGTTTGGCTTTCGATTCTTTTCGTCTGTTCTTACGTGTGAATATGCGCGCCTGGGTGCTTTGacccagagagagagcagaaaaaaaaaggggtgCGGCACATCCCATTCAGGCACGCAAAGCCCGAATGACTCATCCGAGCATATACTCGCACAGAGAACAGACAGACAGCGACCCAAGCGCatgagcacacgcacctaTACACGAACATGAACGCGTGCTTCCTCGTTCTACTTGCGTGTTTCGACTTCAACTCTTCTCCTCGATTCCCACACAGGGCGGTTGCATCAAGAGCGACAACAGCCACTAATAGCTTTGCTTGAGAGAGGGGAAAGAGAAGTTGCGAAGGACTGCATTGAACCCTCGATAACATGCGCCAAGAAAAATGCGAGTGGCAACTTCGCCTCCCAGCGTGGCCGTTTCTCTGCCATGCAGCATGAGTCAAACACCATTCTACCCCCTCCGGCCTGTCACGGGCCCCCATcggcgtggtgcgaagcagctgcagacaCGCGGTAGAGCAGTGCACCGACTCGGTTATGAGAGAACCGCATTGGCCTCAAACTCTGCACACAccccgcctcgcaggccgcCTCGCAACTGATCCCATTGCGTCTTTCGCCACCTGCTGCATCCCTCGCCGTGGCCGGGTGGGGATTCGCTCGGGTCACGCCAACACCCTGCAcatcatgtggatggcacaagcgtgctcaAGGACGCAGGTCGCCCTGAAGCAACGCTATACAGAACATCGCcaccgacagcagcagcgatacatcgctctggcCTCCCTCTATGTCATAGGTGCGTGGCCTTGTCAgcaccagaggtggttcCGCATTtttggcagggatagaggGGGTGCTGCTTGGCCTCTCCCCACACATAGAGTGAGGGCACTGTATCCTGAGATACCACACGCTAAAGTGTCCCCAGCCCTCAGAGACGTCGGTGGTGAAGAGCTTGAAAGAGTGGACCCAGCCACAAAAAAGGGATAGCAAGAGAAAGATGTCGAACGAGAGGCATGATGATGCATACGAGCACATGCTCCTAGCTTGGCCTAGCAGGCGAGTGTCCTATTTTCGTGGAAGAGTATACCGACCTGGCAGCCCTCCACTCGCGACCTCGATACCTCCCTGGAGCTGGCAAAGCGATCAGTGAGAATCCTGTTGTTTTCAAGTTCTCATCGGGTAACACTACCTACGAATAGGTAGACCTGCGCATTTCTCGCTCTTCCGTCACCCAAGGATCCCCTGTCGTGGTGGGCTATCAAGTGGCCGGGTGGAGGAAAAGTGTAACGCTTACAATGGCTGGCTTCCTCGAGATCTGACATGAATGAAAGTACCGAATGAGGTAAGGAAAAAAAATGGTTCGTGAAGCATATCATTGGAATGGCGGAGAATACGTTGACTGGCCACTCCATCATATCGTTTTTCGATCATCCCTCCCTGTTTCTCGCCAAATGCTtacaaaacaaaaacaaaaacaagaAAAATGATAGACGGAAGAGTAAATCGCACATTTTAATGCGAGAATGGTAGCTTCACTCTGCAATAGAAAGCAAGCTATGAGGATGCACGGCAATGGTCATGGTGGGGCGCACCTTGCTCGCGCACACCCCCCACACATGCCGTGAACGTCACCCATAATACGTGCGTtcgtccctcccccacgaCGCTGATCATTCGTCTTT
It encodes:
- a CDS encoding membrane-bound acid phosphatase precursor; this translates as MLRGIGFLYRCVVVVVVAVVVSAAVVSAAPMYKVELVQVVHRHGARSPLVDDNHTLICGTEFPCGFLNYEGQAMLVNLGKYLHHRYTENPSVVSKPYFPYSWYNLSISYTRSTDVLRTLQSANGLLQGLFPNMSTFFPAIHAVGRKEDVLLHSYMVPMIRARFNYAKEELRAVCDEVLDRLMSFDQLQAVAAEVHSQRFCANYTLRSRCAKRLCDIGRAYEPTGRLESLPLLSRHLDDVCAVTAMSSYFYFAYNASNPVHQKQGAPFYHLAKLLVSNMVAHQQRETAPPYKLYEYSAHDTTISPLAVSFGDNSMEAMLPPFGTAFIIELLSLTDAPAAPSSFYVRLLRGHSGVRPESNFTFALSHFDMRCQDATGNTYIATDNICPFADFERFINSTAPTSPMGTCYLDPGLLFRMDCPIDVVSDNRSLSEDCLFYRQHCSNYSCGTGYYLDAIDYGCHRIPANNSTAGSSPMSSGGIAVLSITLFIVGGVASVGGMEVWRRYMKFKNKQSEAIIV